Sequence from the Acidimicrobiales bacterium genome:
CTCCAACTGGCTATCGAGGCCGACGTGTCCAGCCGGCACCTCAGCTTCCTCGAGACCGGTAAGGCGCAGCCCAGCCGGGAGATGGTGGTTCATCTAGGGATCGTTCTCGATCTCCCCCTTCGCGATCGCAACACGCTGCTCCACGCGGCCGGGTTCGCGCCGATCTACCCGCACAGTGAACTGGACGCTCCGGAAATGAACGAGGTACGTGCCGTTCTCCGAACGATCCTCGACGCTCACTCCCCGAACCCCGCGGTCGTCGTCGATCGCTGCGGCGACATCGTCGACTCGAACGAGGCGGGCAGGAGACTCGTCGCGATGACGGTGCGATCCGGCAGCTCTGCCCTCGGCCCGGCACCGAACATGAACCGTCTCACGTTCCATCCTGACGGCATCCGCAACAGCACCGAGAACTGGAACGAGGTAGCAGCGAACATCCTGCAACGGCTGGAACGAGAACTCACCTTCCGCCCCTCGGATCAGCGGCTCCGCGCGGTTCTCGA
This genomic interval carries:
- a CDS encoding helix-turn-helix transcriptional regulator; translation: MQTTIDDFGSALRWWRTKRRFSQLQLAIEADVSSRHLSFLETGKAQPSREMVVHLGIVLDLPLRDRNTLLHAAGFAPIYPHSELDAPEMNEVRAVLRTILDAHSPNPAVVVDRCGDIVDSNEAGRRLVAMTVRSGSSALGPAPNMNRLTFHPDGIRNSTENWNEVAANILQRLERELTFRPSDQRLRAVLDEMLGYPDLDGLQRRTGLPTGSDLVAPLRITTHDGERLELITTIATIGAPYDVTLDELRLETFFPTDEATTATLSRWAETSQQTAQR